Proteins co-encoded in one Deltaproteobacteria bacterium genomic window:
- a CDS encoding NHL repeat-containing protein, translated as MRNIPKAALFAAVLLAAGADGHAAEAVKFRMNAPVYVDGKGAGIKLPEGVGCRGGSLLVADTGNGRILRYAMSEGSWTPGAEIVLPQLPNPIRAEANSRGEIFVLDGKVRRIARISPSGEFQGYIAVSGDVQGAVVPRSFRIDKNDNLFVLDVFSARILVLDPAGKMQRQIPFPKEYGFFSDLAVDSGGNILLVDSVQGRVYKAAKDSAAVLPLSASLKEDAYFPVSIAADGRGNIYLVDQNGGGILILGQDGAVRGRRLSMGWKDGFLRYPAHMCVNEIGNVFIADRGNNRVEAFTIVE; from the coding sequence ATGCGGAATATACCGAAAGCGGCCCTGTTCGCGGCGGTGCTCCTTGCCGCGGGCGCCGACGGCCATGCCGCGGAGGCCGTCAAATTCAGGATGAACGCTCCAGTTTACGTGGACGGCAAGGGAGCGGGGATCAAGCTTCCCGAAGGCGTCGGCTGCAGGGGCGGATCCCTGCTTGTAGCCGATACCGGGAACGGCCGGATCCTGCGGTACGCGATGTCGGAAGGGAGCTGGACCCCGGGAGCCGAAATCGTTCTGCCCCAATTGCCCAATCCCATCCGGGCGGAGGCGAATTCCAGGGGTGAGATCTTCGTTCTCGACGGGAAGGTGCGCAGGATCGCCCGCATTTCTCCCTCGGGCGAGTTCCAGGGGTACATCGCCGTTTCGGGCGATGTCCAAGGCGCTGTCGTGCCGAGGAGCTTCCGGATCGATAAAAACGACAACCTCTTCGTTCTCGACGTGTTTTCAGCCCGGATACTGGTGCTCGATCCCGCGGGCAAGATGCAGCGCCAGATCCCGTTCCCGAAGGAGTACGGTTTCTTCTCCGATCTTGCCGTCGATTCGGGCGGGAACATCCTCCTGGTAGACAGCGTGCAGGGGAGAGTGTACAAGGCGGCGAAAGATTCCGCGGCCGTTTTGCCGTTATCGGCCAGCCTGAAGGAGGACGCGTATTTCCCGGTTTCGATCGCCGCGGACGGGAGGGGCAACATCTACCTGGTGGACCAGAACGGCGGCGGCATTCTTATCCTCGGGCAAGACGGCGCAGTGCGCGGACGGCGTTTGAGCATGGGATGGAAAGACGGCTTTCTCCGCTACCCCGCACACATGTGCGTCAACGAAATCGGCAACGTCTTCATCGCGGACCGTGGGAACAACCGGGTCGAGGCGTTCACGATCGTCGAGTAG
- a CDS encoding cytochrome c3 family protein, giving the protein MTLRTKFALVLLAIVSLGAVSLSHSQDKFRLKPGAKGKVCVTCHETFKDKLKLPFLHTPVKKGDCSDCHNPHTSTHGKLLADDVKKICFSCHDGIVPDKAPSAHRPAVEGNCVKCHDPHAAANRNNLLRAGNELCFGCHESVAKAVAGNKFKHSPVEKGCLNCHNPHASSNARALLKEDVPGICVKCHRTETPSFGKQHMGYPVAKSRCTSCHDPHGSGSRGMFLGKGHQPVVNKMCSQCHQDAASPDALKTRKAGYELCRGCHNNMMNETFGRNRMHWPVLDRNSCGNCHNPHASKESALLKGPQLALCGECHRDTIEKQEKSLTKHKPVQEGNCTKCHRPHSSNSVFLMDNASTINVCGACHDWQKHSSHPIGEKVVDKRNRNLGMDCESCHSNHGSGHKRFVHYDIKMDLCVQCHEKYKR; this is encoded by the coding sequence ATGACGCTTCGAACCAAATTCGCACTGGTTCTCCTTGCGATCGTATCCCTGGGGGCGGTCTCCCTGTCGCACTCCCAGGACAAGTTCCGCCTCAAGCCGGGGGCGAAAGGTAAAGTCTGCGTGACCTGCCACGAAACCTTCAAGGACAAGCTTAAGCTCCCGTTTCTCCACACGCCGGTAAAGAAGGGAGATTGCTCCGACTGCCACAATCCGCACACTTCCACCCATGGAAAGCTCCTTGCGGACGACGTGAAGAAGATCTGTTTTTCCTGCCACGACGGGATCGTTCCGGACAAGGCGCCGAGCGCCCACAGGCCGGCGGTCGAGGGGAATTGCGTAAAATGCCATGACCCCCATGCGGCCGCGAACAGGAACAACCTTCTGCGGGCGGGCAACGAGCTGTGCTTCGGCTGCCATGAAAGCGTCGCGAAGGCGGTGGCCGGGAACAAATTCAAGCACAGTCCCGTGGAGAAGGGATGCCTCAACTGCCATAACCCCCATGCGTCATCTAATGCCCGGGCATTGCTCAAGGAAGACGTCCCGGGCATATGCGTCAAATGCCACAGGACGGAAACCCCATCCTTCGGAAAGCAGCATATGGGATATCCCGTGGCGAAATCGCGGTGCACATCGTGCCACGACCCGCACGGGTCCGGCAGCCGGGGGATGTTCCTCGGGAAAGGGCACCAGCCGGTCGTCAATAAAATGTGCAGCCAGTGCCACCAGGATGCGGCTTCCCCCGATGCGCTGAAGACCAGGAAGGCCGGGTACGAACTTTGCCGGGGATGCCACAACAACATGATGAACGAGACGTTCGGCAGGAACCGGATGCACTGGCCCGTGCTTGACAGGAACTCATGCGGGAATTGCCACAACCCGCACGCCTCGAAGGAAAGCGCACTTCTTAAAGGCCCCCAACTGGCCCTGTGCGGCGAATGCCACCGCGATACCATCGAGAAGCAGGAGAAATCCCTCACAAAGCACAAGCCCGTTCAGGAGGGTAACTGCACCAAGTGCCACAGGCCGCACTCATCCAATTCCGTTTTCCTTATGGACAACGCGAGCACGATCAACGTGTGCGGCGCGTGCCACGACTGGCAGAAGCACTCAAGCCATCCCATCGGCGAAAAGGTGGTCGACAAGCGGAACAGGAATCTCGGCATGGATTGCGAGAGCTGCCACAGCAACCACGGCTCCGGGCACAAGCGGTTCGTGCATTACGACATAAAGATGGATCTTTGCGTTCAGTGCCACGAGAAATACAAGAGGTGA
- a CDS encoding cytochrome C, which translates to MRTAFRKRILTILGIFLLLGGAAALFHQGSSWAQQRKFERKGCLDCHKKFADKYLSMKDVHAVVKQGKCEDCHLRHGIVPKLLLKKEGNEICYACHAKEKVGLNRPKVHTALKTGKCTSCHNPHASQGSHLLKAEGSEACFQCHKKEAYTQNVKHAVLEKEGCRACHNPHGSGENDLLVKAKTPLCLSCHDAGKGGFRKAHGNYPVESASCTGCHDPHSSSRPKLMKASAHNPVVEKSCDACHPSPTSEKPFAATEKGSKLCYQCHDEAKLKADGTVLHNPFKEGECTSCHDPHSSVNPKLLARKGNGLCVECHAEKGKTVSRPHAAVDKGKGCLSCHKPHAAKNKGLLSAGVGELCYSCHAKVRTAEKAKTRHEPFAKGDCASCHDSHGSDLPAILKDRTDKVCYGCHSDSESNFLKRNIHRPVMIGNCTACHFAHGSEEKKLVRKAGSALCANCHGDLMKEVAGGTVHDPFKGGECLTCHDPHASNIAGMIVAKQDKVCFECHSDLKDGLKAGKSGHKPVSGGECTKCHSPHKSKLSKLLLVESPDLCLTCHRNLKEKMQKEKGHSPAVRDCLRCHASHYSGQAALLSQPVQALCGECHNVKDASFGKAHLNIDPAAIDCRSCHDPHASKDPKFFKENVHAPFAGRSCDECHIAEKR; encoded by the coding sequence ATGAGGACAGCCTTTCGAAAAAGGATTTTGACCATCCTTGGAATTTTCCTGCTCCTTGGAGGGGCTGCGGCACTTTTCCACCAGGGTTCCTCGTGGGCGCAGCAACGGAAGTTCGAGCGGAAGGGATGTCTCGATTGCCACAAGAAGTTCGCGGACAAGTATCTCTCGATGAAGGACGTCCACGCCGTCGTCAAGCAGGGGAAGTGCGAGGACTGCCATCTTCGTCACGGGATCGTCCCCAAGCTCCTCCTCAAAAAGGAAGGGAACGAGATCTGCTACGCATGCCACGCGAAGGAAAAGGTCGGGTTGAACCGCCCCAAGGTCCACACGGCGTTGAAAACCGGCAAATGCACCTCCTGCCACAACCCGCACGCCTCCCAGGGAAGCCACCTGCTGAAAGCGGAAGGATCGGAAGCCTGCTTCCAGTGCCACAAGAAAGAGGCGTACACGCAGAATGTGAAGCATGCCGTGCTCGAAAAGGAGGGGTGCCGCGCCTGCCACAATCCGCACGGCTCCGGCGAGAACGACCTGCTCGTGAAGGCGAAGACGCCTCTTTGCCTTTCCTGCCACGACGCGGGAAAGGGGGGATTCAGGAAAGCGCACGGGAACTATCCCGTGGAGTCCGCCTCCTGCACAGGTTGCCACGACCCGCACTCCTCTTCCCGGCCGAAGCTGATGAAAGCGAGCGCCCACAACCCCGTCGTCGAAAAAAGCTGTGATGCATGCCATCCGTCACCGACGTCCGAAAAGCCCTTCGCGGCGACGGAGAAGGGGAGCAAGCTCTGCTACCAGTGCCATGACGAGGCGAAGCTGAAGGCGGACGGAACGGTGCTGCACAATCCCTTCAAGGAGGGCGAGTGCACATCCTGCCACGATCCCCATTCTTCCGTAAACCCGAAACTCCTTGCCAGGAAAGGGAACGGGCTCTGCGTGGAATGCCACGCCGAAAAGGGGAAAACGGTTTCGAGGCCCCACGCCGCGGTCGATAAAGGGAAGGGGTGCCTTTCCTGCCATAAGCCCCACGCAGCGAAGAACAAGGGACTTCTTTCCGCAGGGGTAGGGGAACTTTGCTATTCCTGCCATGCGAAGGTCAGGACTGCTGAGAAAGCGAAAACACGGCACGAGCCGTTCGCCAAGGGGGATTGCGCATCCTGCCACGATTCGCACGGGTCGGATCTTCCGGCGATCCTCAAAGACCGGACCGACAAGGTCTGTTACGGGTGCCACTCCGACTCGGAGTCGAACTTCCTCAAGCGAAACATCCACCGGCCGGTAATGATAGGCAACTGCACAGCGTGCCACTTCGCGCACGGATCGGAGGAAAAGAAACTGGTGCGCAAGGCCGGATCCGCCCTCTGTGCGAACTGCCACGGAGACCTGATGAAAGAGGTCGCCGGGGGCACGGTCCACGACCCCTTCAAGGGCGGGGAATGCCTGACCTGCCACGATCCTCACGCGTCGAACATCGCGGGGATGATCGTCGCGAAGCAGGACAAGGTATGCTTCGAGTGCCACTCGGACCTGAAGGACGGGTTGAAAGCCGGGAAAAGCGGGCATAAGCCGGTATCGGGCGGAGAGTGCACAAAATGCCACAGCCCGCACAAGTCGAAGCTTTCGAAGCTTCTGCTCGTGGAATCTCCCGATCTGTGCCTTACCTGCCACAGGAATCTGAAGGAGAAGATGCAGAAGGAAAAGGGCCACTCCCCGGCCGTACGCGACTGCCTGCGGTGCCATGCCTCTCACTACTCCGGCCAGGCGGCTCTCCTGTCGCAGCCCGTGCAGGCGCTGTGCGGCGAGTGCCACAATGTGAAGGATGCGTCCTTCGGCAAGGCGCATCTGAATATAGACCCGGCGGCGATCGACTGCCGCAGTTGCCACGATCCGCACGCTTCGAAGGACCCCAAGTTCTTCAAGGAAAATGTGCACGCGCCTTTCGCCGGCCGGTCCTGCGACGAATGCCATATCGCGGAAAAGCGATGA
- a CDS encoding peptidyl-prolyl cis-trans isomerase, with protein MRKICFLLTIVVCFLAFAAIEGGAADPKLPEIGGKPALASVNGEPVTLHEFYNVLASIHEGVSDNSAKAHSSPSAILERIINAKLILQEARNIGLDSLTEVTAAVKAYEEESLRGMLYGERVKNVKKGDKKEIDRLYRETVKEVKVKSVLMEKEETGKRLEAEVKSGRDFESAAKRMLDAGEAKGSLEGRYMKFESLSPDVAAAVSSMKAGEISPLIKVGNHYSMLKFEGVRYPDDPAAKEKAGMEALKAKRVVVLGKYSEELKKKYVKVNGKILDGLDYDSIQPGFEKLLEDKRVVAKVKGEAPVTVADLTTALQRKFFHGAEKAAEKKKINKRKPVVLDEILARRVALKEARLKKLDRAEFFKTRVDGYRNELVFGTFVRKAIDPEIKVDEAEIREYLKGHIAEYTTPEMMRMDSIAFHKRADAEDAVEKLRKGADFIWTKENADGRVDPAKAENLLRFGGTMIVTELPEGARKAVSGATGGDFRIYSEAEGPAYVLYVREVFPPQPQKYESVKDGIRQKLFLDKRQRTLRDWEEKLRKASEVKIYATGDKLDRIVKPLAR; from the coding sequence ATGAGAAAAATATGTTTCCTGTTGACGATCGTGGTGTGTTTCCTGGCATTCGCCGCGATCGAAGGGGGCGCCGCAGACCCGAAGCTGCCTGAAATCGGCGGAAAACCAGCCCTTGCCTCGGTCAACGGCGAGCCGGTCACTCTCCATGAATTCTACAACGTGCTTGCATCCATTCACGAAGGAGTGTCCGACAATTCGGCGAAGGCGCACTCCAGCCCGTCGGCGATACTGGAACGGATAATAAACGCGAAGCTCATCCTGCAGGAAGCGCGGAATATAGGCCTGGACTCATTGACGGAGGTGACGGCGGCGGTAAAGGCTTACGAGGAAGAGTCGTTGAGAGGAATGTTGTACGGAGAACGGGTTAAAAACGTGAAGAAGGGGGACAAGAAGGAAATCGACAGGCTTTACCGCGAAACAGTCAAGGAGGTCAAGGTCAAGTCCGTGCTCATGGAGAAAGAGGAGACAGGAAAGCGGCTGGAAGCCGAGGTGAAGTCCGGAAGGGATTTCGAATCCGCCGCGAAACGGATGCTCGACGCCGGAGAGGCGAAAGGGAGCCTGGAAGGCAGGTACATGAAATTCGAATCGTTGTCTCCCGATGTGGCGGCCGCCGTTTCTTCCATGAAGGCCGGCGAAATAAGCCCTCTGATAAAGGTGGGGAACCATTACTCGATGCTCAAGTTCGAGGGGGTACGTTACCCTGACGATCCGGCGGCGAAAGAGAAGGCCGGAATGGAAGCCTTGAAGGCAAAAAGGGTCGTCGTTCTCGGCAAATACTCGGAAGAGCTCAAGAAAAAATATGTGAAGGTGAACGGTAAGATCCTCGATGGCCTCGATTACGACTCGATTCAGCCGGGGTTCGAAAAACTGCTCGAGGACAAGCGCGTCGTGGCGAAGGTGAAGGGAGAGGCGCCCGTCACGGTGGCCGACCTTACGACGGCGCTTCAGCGGAAATTCTTTCACGGTGCGGAAAAGGCGGCGGAGAAAAAGAAAATAAACAAAAGGAAACCTGTTGTCCTCGACGAGATCCTCGCAAGGCGGGTCGCGCTCAAGGAGGCGAGACTGAAAAAACTGGACCGGGCGGAGTTTTTTAAGACCCGGGTCGATGGCTACAGGAACGAACTGGTGTTCGGGACGTTCGTCAGGAAAGCGATCGACCCGGAAATCAAGGTGGACGAAGCGGAAATCAGGGAGTACCTGAAGGGTCATATCGCGGAATACACGACTCCGGAGATGATGCGGATGGACAGCATCGCCTTTCACAAGAGGGCGGATGCGGAGGACGCTGTCGAAAAGCTGCGGAAGGGCGCGGATTTCATTTGGACGAAAGAGAACGCCGACGGCAGGGTGGATCCGGCCAAGGCGGAAAACCTGCTTCGATTCGGCGGGACGATGATCGTGACGGAATTGCCGGAAGGAGCGCGAAAGGCGGTCTCGGGGGCGACCGGCGGGGATTTCCGGATTTATTCGGAAGCGGAAGGACCCGCTTACGTGTTGTACGTCCGTGAAGTTTTTCCCCCGCAGCCGCAGAAATACGAATCGGTTAAAGACGGCATCCGGCAGAAATTGTTCCTCGATAAACGCCAACGGACGCTTCGGGATTGGGAAGAGAAGCTGAGGAAGGCATCGGAAGTGAAGATTTATGCCACCGGCGACAAGCTCGACAGGATCGTGAAACCCCTCGCCAGGTAG
- a CDS encoding DUF799 family lipoprotein, whose amino-acid sequence MRRLRAVFLFLLVATGCAGTSHNVFRDPNMDFGSIQAVAVLPFTNLTREQLAADRVRDVFMTMLQATGGLYVIPPGEVSRGISRANVERPATPTAEEIVKFAKNLNADVVITGTVSEYGEVRSGSTSANVISVSLQMMEAQTGKVVWTAATTKGGVTTADRLFGGGGEPMNFVTQKAVEELLDKLFGK is encoded by the coding sequence ATGCGGCGCCTGAGGGCGGTCTTTCTGTTTCTGCTCGTCGCGACGGGGTGCGCCGGGACGTCGCATAACGTGTTCCGGGATCCGAACATGGATTTCGGATCCATCCAGGCCGTGGCCGTCCTGCCGTTCACGAACCTTACGAGGGAGCAGCTTGCGGCCGACAGGGTGCGCGACGTCTTCATGACGATGCTCCAGGCGACGGGCGGCCTCTACGTCATCCCTCCCGGGGAAGTGTCGCGCGGAATTTCCCGGGCCAATGTGGAGCGTCCGGCGACGCCCACCGCCGAGGAGATCGTCAAGTTCGCCAAGAACCTGAACGCGGACGTGGTGATAACCGGAACGGTCTCGGAATACGGCGAAGTGAGGTCCGGATCGACAAGTGCGAACGTCATCTCGGTGAGCCTCCAGATGATGGAAGCGCAGACGGGAAAGGTGGTCTGGACGGCGGCGACCACCAAGGGGGGGGTGACGACGGCGGACCGCCTTTTCGGCGGGGGCGGAGAACCGATGAATTTCGTGACGCAGAAGGCGGTGGAAGAACTGCTTGACAAACTTTTCGGCAAGTAA
- a CDS encoding cytochrome C, giving the protein MKAAKITLIVLSAALFAVGMGTTAYAFHSGGVAECEGCHSMHSPKAGGSFLLVGGDQSSTCLTCHDGPTLSSYHISTTASAMGDGVSPVNRTPGGDFGWLRKTYTYTYQGTTNTEDGAIHGHNIIAGDFGYVVDPINAAAPGGTFPSAQLACNSCHDPHGQYRRLQSGTIAKTGAPIKASGSYNGTSNEPTATEAVGVYRLLAGAGYTKDGITFNGVPAAKAPSSYNQTEADNQVRVAYGVATASGHVTWGQWCATCHGAMHSSGNYVHPVDESLGSTIAANYNSYVKSGDLTGTSATAFSSLAPFATNSGDYTALAALAGNNGSSALKAGPGSTDQVMCLSCHRAHASGVAEMLRYDNGYEFMTVASNYLGSDNPAMTSSRAPLQHRGRTMAEWKTAYYDRPVTQFATYQRVFCNKCHAKD; this is encoded by the coding sequence ATGAAAGCGGCAAAGATCACACTTATCGTTCTATCGGCCGCGCTTTTTGCGGTCGGAATGGGCACCACGGCTTACGCGTTCCATTCGGGCGGCGTCGCCGAGTGCGAAGGCTGCCACAGCATGCACAGCCCCAAGGCTGGCGGGTCCTTCCTGCTTGTCGGAGGGGACCAGAGCTCCACGTGTCTTACCTGCCACGACGGGCCCACGCTGTCGAGCTACCATATCAGCACCACCGCCTCCGCCATGGGCGACGGCGTGTCGCCCGTGAACCGGACTCCCGGCGGCGACTTCGGCTGGCTGAGGAAGACCTACACCTATACGTATCAGGGTACTACCAATACCGAGGATGGCGCGATCCACGGCCACAACATCATCGCGGGCGACTTCGGATACGTAGTGGATCCGATCAATGCCGCGGCCCCGGGCGGGACATTCCCCTCCGCGCAGCTCGCCTGCAATTCCTGCCATGACCCTCACGGCCAGTACAGGAGACTCCAGAGCGGCACGATCGCGAAGACCGGAGCACCCATAAAGGCTTCCGGTTCCTATAACGGCACCAGCAACGAGCCTACGGCGACCGAGGCGGTCGGCGTGTACAGGCTCCTGGCCGGCGCGGGATACACGAAAGACGGGATAACCTTCAACGGCGTTCCCGCCGCCAAGGCCCCGTCGTCCTACAACCAGACCGAGGCCGACAACCAGGTCCGCGTAGCATACGGTGTCGCCACGGCCAGCGGGCACGTAACCTGGGGGCAGTGGTGCGCGACCTGCCACGGCGCCATGCATTCCAGCGGCAACTACGTGCACCCGGTCGATGAATCGCTCGGCAGCACCATTGCAGCCAACTACAACTCCTATGTAAAATCCGGCGACCTGACCGGAACCTCGGCGACCGCGTTCTCGTCCCTTGCTCCGTTCGCGACGAACAGCGGCGATTACACGGCCCTTGCGGCTCTTGCCGGAAACAACGGCTCCTCCGCCCTCAAAGCGGGTCCGGGAAGCACCGACCAGGTCATGTGCCTGTCCTGCCACAGGGCGCATGCCTCCGGCGTGGCGGAAATGCTTCGCTACGACAACGGCTATGAATTCATGACAGTCGCTTCGAATTACCTGGGAAGCGACAACCCCGCCATGACCAGTTCCCGTGCACCGCTCCAGCACCGCGGCCGGACGATGGCCGAGTGGAAGACGGCATACTATGACAGGCCGGTAACACAGTTTGCGACGTATCAGCGTGTGTTCTGCAACAAGTGCCACGCGAAGGACTGA
- a CDS encoding cytochrome c3 family protein, with protein sequence MKTISDTPLSAAFVMTALLVAFPIHRAAAFHAGGVGECSGCHSSHSAGANNPFLLVSGDPSSTCLMCHMQAGETAPNAHHVATDESDMPSGSPPVQLTPGGDFGWLKKNYKWNAADGGPGGQSAGERHGHNIVAAVYGFAADTTLTAAPGGAYPAAGLSCTSCHDPHGRYRRLADGTIQSKGSPVVDSGSYKTSPDPTETTAVGVYRMLGGKGYSRPGASETFNFDPPAAVAPPDYNRSESGSDTRVAYGGGMSEWCTNCHGAYTGNRNAPGHPAGSLVKMTPRAVSNYNAYVSSGNVTGTSSTAYTSLVPFEMGTSDYALLKKAASTDGSMKAGPDTNSNVMCVSCHRAHASAWDQAARWNMKSEFILYNGDYPGADRTDLPLRMSQGRTKTETRRAYHERPPIAFASYQRTLCNKCHTMD encoded by the coding sequence ATGAAAACAATTTCGGACACCCCCTTATCGGCGGCATTCGTCATGACTGCACTTCTGGTTGCCTTCCCCATTCATCGAGCGGCAGCGTTCCACGCAGGAGGCGTGGGTGAGTGCTCAGGATGCCACTCCTCCCACAGCGCGGGGGCAAACAATCCCTTCCTTCTCGTTTCGGGCGACCCGAGTTCCACATGCCTCATGTGCCACATGCAGGCAGGAGAAACAGCCCCGAATGCGCATCACGTGGCAACCGACGAGTCGGACATGCCCTCAGGATCCCCTCCCGTACAGTTGACCCCCGGCGGAGATTTCGGATGGCTTAAGAAAAATTACAAATGGAATGCGGCCGACGGAGGGCCGGGCGGACAGAGCGCCGGCGAGCGGCACGGGCATAACATCGTGGCAGCCGTTTACGGATTCGCGGCGGACACCACGCTGACGGCCGCCCCGGGGGGCGCCTACCCCGCAGCCGGTCTGTCCTGCACAAGCTGCCATGACCCCCACGGAAGATATCGCCGCCTGGCGGACGGAACCATACAATCCAAGGGATCGCCGGTAGTCGATTCTGGGTCGTACAAAACCAGCCCGGATCCCACGGAGACGACTGCGGTCGGCGTTTACAGGATGCTCGGCGGCAAGGGATACTCAAGGCCCGGGGCAAGCGAAACGTTCAACTTCGATCCTCCCGCGGCTGTCGCCCCGCCGGATTACAACCGGTCCGAAAGCGGTTCCGACACGCGGGTCGCCTACGGCGGCGGCATGTCGGAATGGTGCACGAATTGCCACGGAGCCTACACCGGGAACCGCAACGCGCCCGGCCACCCGGCTGGAAGCCTCGTCAAGATGACGCCTCGCGCCGTCTCGAATTACAACGCATACGTGTCCTCCGGAAACGTCACCGGAACTTCTTCGACCGCCTACACGTCCCTCGTGCCGTTCGAAATGGGCACTTCCGATTACGCTCTCCTGAAAAAAGCGGCATCCACGGACGGTTCGATGAAAGCGGGGCCGGATACCAACTCCAACGTGATGTGCGTCTCCTGCCACCGGGCGCACGCCTCCGCATGGGACCAGGCGGCCCGCTGGAACATGAAATCCGAATTCATCCTTTACAACGGAGACTATCCGGGCGCGGACAGGACCGATCTGCCCTTACGCATGTCACAGGGTCGCACGAAGACGGAAACCAGGCGCGCTTACCATGAAAGACCGCCGATCGCTTTCGCGAGCTACCAGCGGACACTCTGCAACAAGTGCCACACCATGGATTGA
- a CDS encoding response regulator: protein MLETALKRVLVVDDDNLICWALDKEFNGSGLTSNSVENIADALEELKREHYDVVFLDIRLPDGDGIEILAEIGRISPESRTVVMSGNASEGNRQRAFERGAVKFLEKPFEISEAHAILRDALAGRLKKRRHVRNPCRVPLRITIVKPSPEEERYSVTSIRAVMADVGFGGFGIRTKYLLSVGQFVQAHVDPAGGDNVMKYFTPQTTAEVVWVAPSVESLTAGLKFVS from the coding sequence ATGCTCGAAACCGCCCTTAAACGGGTCCTCGTCGTCGACGACGACAACCTGATCTGCTGGGCTCTCGATAAGGAGTTCAACGGCTCCGGCCTGACATCGAATTCGGTGGAAAATATCGCGGATGCCCTCGAAGAATTGAAAAGGGAACACTACGACGTCGTGTTCCTCGACATCCGCCTGCCGGACGGAGACGGAATCGAAATACTGGCGGAGATCGGCAGGATATCGCCGGAGTCGCGAACCGTCGTCATGAGCGGAAACGCGAGCGAGGGAAACCGGCAAAGGGCGTTCGAACGGGGGGCGGTGAAATTCCTCGAAAAACCTTTCGAGATCTCCGAGGCTCACGCCATATTGAGGGACGCATTGGCCGGACGGCTGAAGAAACGGCGGCATGTAAGGAACCCTTGCCGCGTCCCCTTGCGCATCACGATCGTGAAACCGTCCCCGGAGGAGGAGAGGTACAGCGTCACGAGCATACGGGCGGTTATGGCGGATGTGGGATTCGGAGGATTCGGCATTCGGACGAAATATCTCCTGTCAGTCGGGCAATTCGTTCAGGCGCATGTCGACCCGGCGGGAGGGGATAACGTCATGAAGTATTTCACGCCGCAAACGACGGCCGAAGTGGTGTGGGTCGCGCCGTCCGTCGAAAGCTTAACGGCAGGCCTCAAGTTCGTTTCCTGA